The Mycobacterium paragordonae genome includes a region encoding these proteins:
- a CDS encoding ABC transporter permease → MLQQWWVLTIRFIAPTLRNGELITAIGASLSFAIGFYVPFSIPWNHYVGGPGSGIASNLGQYITPLITLQAIAFAAISSAFRAATDSLHGVNRRFRSMPIAPLTPVLARVSASVYRCCVGLVVSLIAAHVIGFRFHHGALYIAGFCALAIVIGVLLSFGADLIGTATRNPDAMLPLLTMPILIFGLLSVGLQPLKMFPHWIQPIVRNQPISQLVIALRALAGDTVKSPVPVTWSVMTPPLLWLAGFALFLVPMSAFVLSRRP, encoded by the coding sequence ATGCTGCAGCAGTGGTGGGTGCTGACCATCCGCTTCATCGCGCCGACCCTGCGCAATGGCGAACTGATCACCGCGATCGGCGCGTCGCTGTCCTTCGCGATCGGGTTCTACGTCCCGTTCTCCATCCCGTGGAATCACTACGTGGGTGGACCCGGCAGCGGCATCGCCAGCAACCTGGGGCAATACATCACACCGCTGATCACGTTGCAGGCCATTGCCTTTGCGGCCATCTCGTCGGCGTTTCGGGCCGCCACCGATTCCCTGCACGGCGTCAACCGGCGGTTCCGGTCCATGCCGATCGCACCGCTGACGCCGGTGCTGGCCCGCGTCTCGGCCAGCGTGTACCGATGCTGTGTGGGACTGGTCGTGTCGCTGATCGCCGCACACGTGATCGGCTTCCGATTCCATCATGGCGCGCTGTACATCGCCGGTTTCTGTGCGCTGGCGATCGTGATCGGGGTGCTGTTGTCATTCGGCGCCGACCTGATCGGCACCGCCACCCGCAATCCCGACGCGATGCTGCCCCTGCTGACCATGCCGATCCTGATCTTCGGGTTGCTGTCCGTGGGTCTGCAACCGCTCAAGATGTTTCCGCACTGGATTCAGCCCATCGTGCGCAACCAGCCGATCTCGCAGTTGGTGATCGCGCTGCGTGCCCTGGCCGGCGACACCGTCAAGTCTCCGGTGCCGGTGACCTGGTCGGTGATGACGCCGCCGTTGTTGTGGCTGGCCGGTTTCGCGTTGTTCCTGGTGCCCATGTCCGCCTTCGTCCTGTCCCGGCGCCCATGA
- a CDS encoding ATP-binding cassette domain-containing protein: MSSDAAVVVNKVGKTFGTRSGQVIALDDVSFEVGRGEVIGLLGPNGAGKTTMVDILSTLTRPTTGSATVAGHDVVSDSAGVRRSIMLTGQQVALDDMLSGEQNLVMFGRLYGLSKSAARSRAAELLQQFDLVQAAKRRVSTYSGGMRRRIDIACGLVVQPLVAFLDEPTTGLDPRSRQAIWDLVSNFKKLGIATLLTTQYLEEADALSDRIILIDRGTIIAEGTANELKHRAGGTFCEIVPRDVKELPAMVAALGPMLPEHQRAMLTAESDRIIMPAAEGTGTLIEAVRLLNAAHLEPADIALRRPSLDDVFLSMTADPSESRALSHLTPEAVR; the protein is encoded by the coding sequence ATGTCAAGTGACGCAGCGGTAGTCGTCAACAAGGTGGGTAAGACGTTCGGCACCAGGTCCGGACAGGTGATTGCCCTCGACGACGTCAGTTTCGAGGTCGGCCGCGGTGAAGTGATCGGTCTGCTCGGACCCAACGGCGCCGGCAAGACGACCATGGTGGACATTCTGTCGACACTGACCCGCCCGACCACCGGGTCGGCGACCGTCGCCGGGCACGACGTCGTGTCCGACTCGGCCGGGGTGCGCCGGTCCATCATGCTCACCGGGCAACAGGTCGCCCTCGACGACATGCTCTCCGGCGAGCAGAATCTCGTGATGTTCGGTCGTCTCTACGGGCTGTCCAAGTCCGCGGCCCGGAGCCGCGCGGCCGAACTGCTGCAACAGTTCGACCTGGTGCAAGCCGCCAAACGCCGGGTGAGCACCTACTCGGGAGGCATGCGCCGCCGCATCGACATCGCCTGCGGGCTGGTGGTGCAACCGCTGGTGGCGTTCCTGGACGAGCCCACCACCGGGCTGGATCCCCGTAGCCGGCAAGCTATTTGGGATCTGGTGAGCAACTTCAAGAAGCTGGGCATCGCGACACTGCTCACCACGCAATATCTCGAGGAGGCGGACGCGCTCAGCGACCGCATCATCCTGATCGACCGGGGCACCATCATCGCCGAGGGCACCGCCAACGAGCTCAAACACCGCGCTGGCGGCACCTTCTGCGAAATCGTGCCCCGCGACGTCAAGGAGCTGCCGGCCATGGTCGCCGCTCTCGGCCCGATGCTGCCCGAACACCAGAGGGCCATGCTGACCGCCGAGTCCGACCGCATCATCATGCCGGCCGCCGAAGGCACCGGCACGCTGATCGAGGCCGTGCGCCTGCTCAATGCCGCCCACCTCGAACCGGCCGACATCGCGCTGCGCCGCCCGTCGCTGGACGACGTATTCCTTTCCATGACAGCCGATCCCAGCGAGTCCCGGGCGCTGAGTCACCTGACTCCGGAGGCGGTGCGGTGA
- a CDS encoding type I polyketide synthase, with protein sequence MSIPDNAIAVVGMAGRFPGANNVSAFWDNLRRGKESIVTLSEQQLRDAGISDKALANPSYVRRAPIVDGVDEFDADFFGFPPLVARSLDPQHRLFLQCAWHALEDAGVDPARYDGSIGVYGTSSPSGYLLHNLLSHQDPNAVLAEGLNWDQLSMFLQNDKDFLATRISHQFNLRGPSLAVQTACSSSLVAVHLACMSLLSGECDMALAGGVSLCVPHHVGYWHSPGQMLSAVGHCRPFDVRADGTVFGSGVGLVVLKPLQAALDHGDRIHAVIRGSAINNDGSAKMGFAAPSASAQADCIAEAHAVSDVDASTISYVETHGTGTPLGDPIEIQGLRTAFEASEEPRSAPCVIGSVKSNIGHLEVAAGIAALIKTILCLKNKAIPATLHYTSPNPELHLDETPFTVQSRYGAWQSEGVRRAGVSSFGIGGTNAHVVVEEAPEVTAQAEPDGPQVLLLSARTAEALGEARTALASALERPNAPGMANVAHTLAGRRRHPVTMAAVVADRAQASTLLRAAEHDNVFVGESPSDGQTATTDQVVFLFPGQGAQHPGMAKGLYDAEPVFAEHFDACATAFQAEMGLDLHETIFASSATDLERIDRSQPALFTVEYALAKLVESYGVRAGSYIGYSTGEYIAATLAGVFDLQTAVKTVALRARLMHESPPGAMVAVALSPSDVAQHLVPGAEVSAVNDLANCVVAGPKDAIRAFTARLGEHGVPVRRVRATHAFHTSQMDGMLGEFRDFLSRQQLATPYTRLLSNLTGTWLTDEQATDPDTWTRQISSTIRFADELDAVLSDPNRILVEVGPGGSLTGSAIRHPRWSGNNRSVRLMRHPIQQADDRDTFLRALGELWSAGVQVDWSVRNPAPPRIVSLPGYPFARQRHWIEPQRTAWEPAAAVANNGHPVSGHAEPTVEATGPSQTGITLQRVWQQCLGVPSVDPNANFFDLGGDSLMAISIAMTASNEGLSITPQDLYEHPTLASLTAAVDAAFAASGLAKPPEPQSNPAILPNTTYFLEHGLHDGGRWRVPLILRLDPKVSPDDIRTVLTAVSNHHDALRLRLVDNDGVWEQHISEAEDFTALVNRSLPDGAEVAAVLAEVIAEQSDSTAPLIAVHIVDGSGGPNYLGLGVHAMVADTASHQILGSDIVIAFGQHLTGGEITLEPAATGWREWSQRMAALATHPAALDTRHFWIDNAAKVTRWLAEPATTPPTGADLTKLSGTLNVEQTSELDDARRRFRRSIQEILLAALGRTIAQTVGDGVVAVELEGEGRSVLRPDVDLRRTAGWCTTYYPVPLACAGGEGSAVVEQIDAVHNTLKAVPHYGIGYGLLRYLYAPTGRTFGAHRTPDIHFRYAGTIPELPPVDAPVQFEPDVTMPVRETIPGLGHALEVRVYRFAGSTHLDWWYDSRRIAADTVQALARTFPQALSELIQEGQAGLAAEQLDSEIAGVTEAGALVDLSSLD encoded by the coding sequence GTGAGCATTCCCGACAACGCGATCGCGGTGGTCGGCATGGCCGGCCGGTTCCCGGGCGCCAACAATGTGTCGGCGTTCTGGGACAACCTGCGGCGCGGCAAGGAATCCATCGTCACCCTCTCCGAGCAGCAATTGCGCGACGCCGGCATCAGTGACAAGGCACTGGCGAATCCGTCCTACGTCCGGCGCGCACCGATCGTCGACGGCGTCGACGAATTCGACGCCGACTTCTTCGGCTTCCCGCCACTGGTCGCCCGGTCCCTGGACCCGCAGCACCGGCTGTTCCTGCAGTGCGCGTGGCATGCGCTCGAAGACGCCGGTGTCGATCCGGCCCGCTACGACGGCTCCATCGGCGTCTACGGGACCAGCTCTCCCAGTGGCTATCTGCTGCACAACCTGCTGTCGCACCAGGACCCGAACGCCGTGCTGGCCGAGGGGCTGAACTGGGACCAGCTCAGCATGTTCCTGCAGAACGACAAGGACTTCCTGGCCACCCGGATCTCGCACCAGTTCAACCTGCGCGGGCCGAGCCTCGCGGTGCAGACGGCGTGCTCGTCGTCGCTGGTCGCGGTGCACCTGGCCTGCATGAGTCTGCTGTCCGGCGAATGCGACATGGCGCTGGCCGGTGGCGTATCCCTCTGCGTCCCACACCATGTCGGGTACTGGCATTCGCCGGGCCAGATGCTCTCGGCGGTCGGGCACTGCCGGCCCTTCGACGTGCGCGCCGACGGCACCGTCTTCGGCAGCGGTGTCGGCCTGGTGGTACTCAAGCCGCTGCAGGCTGCCCTGGACCACGGCGACCGGATCCACGCCGTCATCCGCGGATCGGCGATCAACAACGACGGCTCGGCGAAGATGGGCTTCGCGGCGCCCAGCGCTTCGGCGCAGGCCGACTGCATCGCCGAAGCCCACGCCGTCTCCGACGTCGACGCCTCGACCATCAGCTACGTCGAAACCCATGGCACCGGAACCCCGTTGGGCGACCCCATCGAAATCCAGGGATTGCGAACGGCGTTCGAAGCATCCGAGGAACCACGGTCGGCGCCGTGTGTGATCGGCTCGGTCAAGTCCAACATCGGCCACCTCGAGGTCGCCGCCGGGATCGCCGCGCTCATCAAGACCATCCTGTGCCTGAAGAACAAGGCGATACCCGCGACGCTGCACTACACCAGCCCCAACCCGGAGCTGCATCTCGACGAGACGCCGTTCACGGTGCAAAGCCGTTACGGCGCTTGGCAATCCGAAGGCGTGCGCCGGGCCGGGGTGAGCTCGTTCGGCATCGGCGGCACCAACGCCCACGTCGTCGTCGAGGAGGCTCCAGAGGTTACGGCGCAGGCCGAGCCCGACGGACCGCAGGTGTTGCTGCTCTCGGCGCGCACCGCCGAAGCACTCGGCGAGGCGCGGACCGCCCTGGCCAGCGCACTGGAACGCCCGAACGCCCCGGGGATGGCGAATGTCGCCCACACGCTGGCCGGCCGCCGCAGGCACCCCGTCACCATGGCCGCCGTCGTCGCGGACCGGGCTCAGGCGAGCACACTGCTGCGCGCCGCCGAGCACGACAACGTGTTCGTCGGCGAGTCCCCGTCTGACGGCCAGACCGCAACCACCGACCAGGTCGTCTTCCTGTTCCCTGGCCAGGGCGCCCAGCATCCCGGGATGGCCAAGGGGCTGTACGACGCCGAACCCGTGTTCGCCGAGCACTTCGACGCCTGCGCCACGGCTTTCCAGGCCGAAATGGGTCTGGACCTGCACGAGACCATATTCGCCTCCAGCGCAACAGATCTGGAACGCATCGACCGCTCCCAGCCCGCGCTGTTCACCGTTGAGTACGCACTGGCCAAGCTGGTCGAGAGCTACGGTGTGCGCGCCGGCTCCTACATCGGTTACAGCACCGGCGAATACATCGCGGCCACCCTGGCCGGAGTCTTCGACCTGCAGACCGCCGTCAAGACGGTGGCCCTGCGCGCCCGGTTGATGCACGAGTCGCCACCCGGTGCCATGGTCGCGGTGGCGCTGAGCCCGTCCGACGTCGCACAGCACCTGGTACCGGGGGCCGAGGTGTCCGCGGTCAACGACCTGGCCAACTGTGTCGTCGCCGGGCCCAAGGACGCGATCCGCGCCTTCACCGCGCGGCTGGGCGAGCACGGCGTCCCGGTGCGGCGGGTGCGCGCCACCCACGCCTTCCACACCAGCCAAATGGACGGCATGCTCGGCGAATTCCGTGACTTCCTGTCCCGGCAGCAACTGGCGACCCCGTACACCCGGCTGCTGAGCAACCTCACCGGGACCTGGCTGACCGATGAGCAGGCCACCGACCCGGACACCTGGACCCGCCAGATCAGCTCCACCATCAGGTTCGCCGACGAGCTGGACGCGGTGCTGTCCGACCCGAACCGGATCCTGGTCGAGGTCGGCCCCGGCGGCAGCCTGACCGGCTCGGCGATCCGGCATCCCCGGTGGTCGGGCAACAACCGCTCGGTCCGGCTGATGCGGCACCCCATCCAGCAGGCCGACGACCGCGACACCTTCCTGCGCGCACTCGGCGAACTGTGGTCGGCCGGTGTCCAGGTGGACTGGTCGGTCAGGAACCCGGCGCCACCGCGAATCGTCTCGCTGCCCGGCTATCCCTTTGCACGGCAACGGCATTGGATCGAGCCGCAGCGCACAGCCTGGGAGCCCGCGGCAGCGGTGGCCAACAACGGCCACCCGGTCAGCGGCCACGCCGAACCGACGGTCGAGGCGACCGGGCCGTCGCAGACCGGCATCACTCTGCAGCGTGTCTGGCAGCAGTGCCTCGGGGTGCCCTCGGTCGACCCGAACGCCAATTTCTTCGACCTCGGCGGCGATTCGCTGATGGCGATCAGCATCGCGATGACGGCCTCCAACGAAGGTCTGAGCATCACCCCGCAGGATCTGTACGAGCACCCCACCCTGGCGTCACTCACCGCCGCCGTGGACGCGGCGTTCGCGGCCAGTGGTCTGGCCAAACCGCCCGAGCCGCAATCAAATCCGGCGATACTGCCGAACACCACGTACTTCCTCGAACACGGACTGCACGACGGCGGCCGCTGGCGGGTGCCGCTCATCCTGCGCTTGGACCCGAAGGTGAGCCCGGACGACATCCGCACGGTGCTGACCGCGGTGTCCAACCACCACGATGCGTTGCGGCTGCGACTGGTCGACAACGACGGCGTGTGGGAACAGCACATCAGCGAAGCCGAGGATTTCACGGCCCTGGTGAACCGCTCGTTGCCCGACGGCGCCGAAGTGGCCGCGGTGCTGGCCGAAGTGATTGCCGAGCAGAGTGATTCGACAGCGCCGCTGATCGCGGTGCACATCGTCGACGGGTCCGGCGGCCCGAACTATCTCGGGCTCGGCGTGCACGCCATGGTCGCCGACACCGCCTCACACCAGATCCTGGGCAGCGACATCGTCATCGCATTCGGCCAGCATCTGACGGGCGGAGAGATCACCCTGGAGCCGGCCGCCACCGGATGGCGGGAATGGTCCCAGCGGATGGCCGCCCTCGCCACACATCCGGCGGCGCTGGACACCCGGCACTTCTGGATCGACAACGCCGCCAAGGTGACCCGCTGGCTGGCGGAGCCGGCCACGACGCCGCCGACCGGTGCCGACCTCACCAAGCTGTCCGGCACCCTCAACGTCGAGCAGACCTCGGAACTCGACGACGCCCGGCGCAGGTTCCGGCGCTCGATTCAGGAAATTCTGCTCGCCGCCCTGGGCCGCACCATCGCCCAGACGGTCGGCGACGGCGTGGTCGCCGTCGAACTCGAGGGCGAAGGGCGCTCGGTGCTGCGCCCGGACGTCGACCTGCGCCGCACCGCCGGTTGGTGCACGACGTACTACCCGGTGCCGCTGGCCTGCGCCGGCGGCGAAGGCTCGGCGGTGGTCGAACAAATCGACGCCGTGCACAACACCCTCAAAGCGGTGCCGCACTACGGCATCGGATACGGGCTGCTGCGCTACCTCTACGCGCCGACCGGGCGCACCTTCGGCGCACACCGCACCCCGGACATCCACTTCCGCTATGCCGGAACGATTCCCGAGCTGCCGCCCGTCGATGCGCCGGTGCAGTTCGAACCCGACGTGACCATGCCGGTGCGCGAGACCATCCCCGGGCTGGGCCATGCCCTCGAGGTGCGCGTGTACCGCTTCGCCGGCTCAACACATCTCGATTGGTGGTACGACTCCCGCCGGATCGCGGCGGACACGGTGCAGGCACTGGCGCGCACCTTCCCGCAGGCACTAAGCGAGCTCATCCAGGAGGGCCAGGCGGGCTTGGCCGCCGAGCAACTGGACAGCGAAATCGCCGGCGTGACCGAAGCGGGCGCCCTGGTGGACCTGTCGAGCCTTGACTGA